From Salvia splendens isolate huo1 chromosome 16, SspV2, whole genome shotgun sequence, a single genomic window includes:
- the LOC121771092 gene encoding LOB domain-containing protein 41-like, translated as MRMSCNGCRVLRKGCSDNCSIRPCLEWIKSPESQANATVFLAKFYGRAGLMNLINAGPSHLRPGIFRSLLYDACGRILNPIYGSVGLMWSGSWQLCHSAVEAVLRGAPVTRMDTDAAEAKNGPPLKVYDIRHVNKDKQTDPRRVTNKRSGKRARLSEEVNGSISHESSLSHQSEPPSSTGEGEIELDLTLGFEPITTPKRAGSGFSEMELRLDCLPS; from the exons ATGAGGATGAGCTGTAATGGATGCCGAGTTCTAAGGAAAGGATGCAGCGACAATTGCAGCATTAGGCCCTGTTTGGAATGGATCAAGAGCCCCGAGTCACAGGCCAACGCAACCGTCTTCCTTGCCAAATTCTACGGCCGCGCTGGCCTCATGAACCTCATTAATGCCGGCCCCTCCCATCTCCGCCCTG GTATATTCAGGTCGTTACTATACGACGCGTGCGGGCGGATCTTGAACCCAATATACGGGTCGGTGGGGCTGATGTGGTCGGGTAGCTGGCAGCTCTGCCACAGCGCGGTCGAGGCGGTGCTCAGAGGGGCTCCCGTCACCCGGATGGACACCGACGCGGCCGAGGCTAAAAACGGCCCGCCCTTGAAGGTCTACGACATTCGACACGTCAACAAGGATAAACAGACCGACCCGCGCCGCGTTACGAACAAGCGATCGGGGAAACGGGCGCGGCTGTCTGAGGAAGTTAACGGCTCGATTAGCCACGAGTCGTCGCTGAGCCACCAGTCTGAGCCGCCTAGTTCGACTGGGGAAGGGGAAATTGAGCTGGACTTGACGCTGGGGTTTGAGCCGATTACGACGCCAAAACGAGCCGGGTCTGGCTTCTCCGAAATGGAGTTGCGGCTGGATTGTCTGCCCTCGTGA